A DNA window from Providencia huaxiensis contains the following coding sequences:
- a CDS encoding universal stress protein: protein MYKTILVPIDVTEDALTNLLVPHVNSLQKLNDATVHFLAVTAPISNYLRYGGTILPGDFPDDEKQAEIILTELKEKIKLFDIPADKIQAKATVGSVKDEILATAEDINADIILLGSRRPSMSTYLLGSNAASVVRYAKTSVLVVR from the coding sequence ATGTACAAGACAATTTTAGTTCCTATCGATGTAACCGAAGATGCCCTCACTAATTTATTAGTGCCTCATGTTAATTCGCTACAAAAATTGAACGATGCAACAGTACACTTTCTTGCCGTAACCGCACCAATTTCAAATTATTTACGCTACGGTGGCACAATCTTGCCAGGAGACTTTCCTGATGACGAAAAGCAAGCTGAAATTATTCTGACCGAGCTAAAAGAAAAAATTAAATTATTTGATATCCCTGCAGATAAGATACAGGCAAAAGCAACCGTCGGTTCTGTTAAAGACGAAATTCTCGCGACAGCAGAAGATATTAACGCTGATATTATTTTACTCGGTTCACGCCGCCCAAGTATGTCAACCTATTTGCTCGGTTCGAATGCAGCCTCAGTAGTTCGCTATGCGAAAACTAGCGTATTAGTTGTTAGATAA
- the mdtG gene encoding multidrug efflux MFS transporter MdtG: MTGKTEYWKRNLYVVWFGCFLTGAAFSLIMPFLPLYIEELGVKDHASLNLWTGAVFSITFLFSAIAAPFWGRLSDRKGRKLMLLRSALGMAIVMVLIGFAQNIWQLLALRAILGLLGGFVPNANALIATQIPVKKSGWAMGVLATGAVSGALIGPLIGGFLADQYGLRPVFFITATVLFICFFVTLFYVRERFTPVSRKDALTSKQVFASLRNKNLVISLFFTTMIIQAAMGSINPVITLYVRDLSDSLENLAFVSGVIASIPGVAALISAPMLGKLSDRIGPEKVLLAVLGASIFVLFPMGLVSSYWELGFLRFMLGALNAALLPAVQTLIIYNISHQVTGRIFSYNQALRDVGNVTGPLMGSFVAATYGFRAVFFFTAALVLFNLIYSWLVIRRQSDGLRASPTDQ, encoded by the coding sequence ATGACGGGAAAAACAGAGTATTGGAAACGTAACCTATACGTCGTGTGGTTTGGCTGTTTTTTAACAGGCGCCGCCTTTAGCCTGATCATGCCTTTTCTCCCGTTATATATTGAAGAACTTGGCGTCAAAGACCATGCTTCGCTGAATTTATGGACTGGCGCTGTTTTTAGTATCACTTTCTTATTTTCTGCTATTGCCGCCCCTTTTTGGGGTCGGTTATCCGATCGCAAGGGACGAAAGTTAATGCTATTGCGATCTGCGCTGGGCATGGCGATTGTTATGGTGTTAATTGGCTTTGCGCAGAATATTTGGCAATTATTAGCCTTAAGAGCCATATTAGGTTTATTGGGTGGCTTTGTCCCTAATGCTAACGCGCTGATTGCAACTCAAATTCCCGTGAAAAAAAGTGGTTGGGCTATGGGCGTCCTCGCTACGGGTGCCGTAAGTGGCGCACTTATTGGCCCACTCATTGGCGGTTTTCTTGCTGACCAGTATGGCTTACGCCCCGTCTTTTTCATTACCGCAACGGTGCTGTTTATCTGCTTTTTTGTCACGCTTTTTTATGTCAGAGAACGCTTTACACCGGTTTCGCGCAAAGATGCATTAACGAGCAAACAAGTTTTTGCCTCTTTACGTAATAAAAATTTAGTAATCAGCCTCTTTTTTACCACCATGATTATTCAAGCTGCAATGGGCTCAATCAACCCTGTCATCACGCTTTATGTACGTGATTTATCTGATTCCCTTGAAAACTTGGCCTTTGTCAGTGGTGTGATAGCTTCCATTCCTGGAGTTGCGGCTTTAATCAGTGCGCCCATGTTAGGTAAACTCAGTGACCGAATAGGCCCTGAAAAAGTTTTACTCGCCGTGCTGGGCGCATCTATTTTTGTCTTATTCCCAATGGGGCTAGTGAGTAGTTATTGGGAGTTAGGTTTTCTCCGATTTATGCTTGGGGCTCTGAATGCGGCACTACTACCCGCGGTACAAACGTTAATTATCTATAATATTTCCCACCAAGTAACCGGACGTATTTTCAGCTATAACCAAGCATTGCGTGATGTTGGCAACGTGACAGGGCCATTAATGGGGTCCTTTGTCGCAGCAACTTATGGTTTCAGAGCCGTATTCTTTTTCACCGCGGCATTGGTTCTCTTCAACCTAATTTATTCGTGGTTAGTCATCCGACGACAATCTGATGGCCTACGAGCCTCCCCTACTGACCAATAA
- the ttrR gene encoding tetrathionate respiration response regulator TtrR, with the protein MPVIHLVDDDPDVTDACQFLLETLGYSVTVWNDSEKFIQNAALHQEGVVLLDMRMPKLDGRQVHQHLREQQSTLAVIFLSGHGDIPMAVEQVKLGAVDFLQKPIDSQLLAKTLKQAQSQTTKATEGYLIQQRYDTLTPREKDICGYVLQGLINREIAEAACVSVRTVEVHRSRVMEKMAVRNLAELMSTMQAINALNE; encoded by the coding sequence ATGCCAGTGATCCATCTCGTGGATGATGACCCCGATGTAACGGATGCCTGCCAATTCTTACTCGAAACATTGGGCTATAGCGTTACTGTTTGGAATGACAGTGAAAAATTTATCCAAAATGCAGCACTACACCAAGAGGGTGTGGTGTTATTGGATATGCGCATGCCAAAGCTAGATGGCCGGCAAGTTCACCAACACCTTAGAGAGCAGCAAAGCACATTGGCCGTGATATTTTTGTCTGGCCATGGCGATATCCCGATGGCTGTGGAACAAGTGAAACTCGGTGCTGTCGATTTTCTACAAAAACCCATTGATAGCCAGCTGCTTGCCAAAACATTAAAACAAGCTCAATCACAAACCACCAAAGCCACTGAAGGGTATTTAATTCAGCAGCGCTACGACACACTCACTCCTCGCGAAAAAGATATCTGTGGTTATGTGTTGCAAGGCTTAATTAACCGTGAAATTGCTGAGGCAGCCTGTGTTTCTGTACGTACCGTTGAGGTTCATCGGTCCCGAGTCATGGAAAAAATGGCGGTTCGTAACTTAGCTGAGTTAATGAGCACCATGCAGGCAATTAACGCTTTAAACGAATAA
- a CDS encoding tetratricopeptide repeat protein, with amino-acid sequence MLRILSFIILCAFSINLSVAAVPKEAIKRIEQEAQKGDIKAQVMLGIGYYLGNELKQDYGKAKKWLTMASNKGNSDAQLFLGDMYLNGNGVEANLETAMDLFEKSANKGNVEAQNYMGQFYYQGIGVKQNYITAFEWFKKSADKKFPPAQYQVGRMLESGEGIEINEKSAAEYLAQACKAGLKEACVKK; translated from the coding sequence ATGCTTAGAATTCTCTCATTTATTATTTTATGTGCCTTTTCAATTAACCTGAGTGTCGCCGCAGTTCCCAAAGAAGCCATTAAACGCATTGAGCAAGAGGCACAAAAAGGGGATATAAAAGCACAAGTCATGTTAGGAATTGGCTATTACCTTGGGAATGAGCTTAAACAGGACTATGGTAAAGCAAAGAAATGGCTAACAATGGCATCGAATAAAGGCAACTCCGATGCTCAGTTGTTTTTAGGTGATATGTATTTAAATGGTAATGGTGTTGAAGCCAACCTTGAAACGGCTATGGATCTATTCGAAAAGTCAGCGAATAAAGGCAACGTTGAAGCCCAAAACTACATGGGGCAGTTTTACTATCAAGGTATTGGTGTAAAACAAAATTATATTACGGCTTTTGAATGGTTCAAAAAATCTGCTGATAAAAAATTTCCACCCGCACAATACCAAGTCGGTAGAATGCTAGAAAGTGGTGAAGGAATTGAAATCAATGAAAAATCTGCAGCTGAATATCTAGCTCAAGCCTGCAAAGCTGGCTTAAAAGAAGCTTGCGTAAAAAAATAA
- a CDS encoding GNAT family N-acetyltransferase encodes MIVQSATRAHDDDIIRVWESSVRATHHFLTEEKIAELKVAIKQLYLPHLAVFVVFDDTGNMTGFLGCDKHRLEMLFISQESRGQGTGKKLLQYAIDTLGITELDVNEQNPQAIGFYQHMGFTQYARSELDGEGNPFPILHMHLNKE; translated from the coding sequence ATGATAGTCCAAAGTGCCACACGTGCACACGATGATGATATTATTCGTGTTTGGGAGTCTTCAGTTAGAGCTACCCACCATTTTTTAACTGAAGAAAAAATTGCGGAGCTAAAAGTTGCTATCAAACAGCTTTACTTACCGCATTTAGCTGTTTTTGTGGTATTTGATGACACAGGTAATATGACCGGTTTTCTAGGCTGCGATAAACACCGCCTTGAAATGTTGTTTATTTCTCAAGAAAGTAGAGGCCAAGGTACTGGGAAAAAACTCCTTCAATATGCCATTGACACGTTAGGCATTACTGAACTGGACGTTAATGAGCAAAATCCTCAAGCCATCGGCTTCTATCAGCACATGGGTTTTACACAATATGCACGTTCTGAACTAGATGGCGAAGGTAATCCGTTCCCTATTCTCCATATGCACCTTAATAAAGAATAA
- a CDS encoding acyl-CoA thioesterase: MSSIADDVIAQKIEQSISRVSKVVFPTTTNHHSTLFGGTALAWMDEVSFITATRFSRKRLVTVSTEKINFTHPIPSGTIVELVGKVIRVGRTSLTVNVSIFLEDMYSDGREEVIHGQFNFVAIDDNGKPTPLFEL; this comes from the coding sequence ATGAGTTCCATCGCTGACGATGTTATCGCACAAAAAATAGAACAATCCATTTCTCGCGTCTCTAAAGTCGTATTTCCAACAACAACGAACCACCATAGCACCCTATTTGGCGGTACTGCTCTCGCTTGGATGGATGAAGTTTCTTTTATTACCGCAACGCGTTTTAGCCGTAAGCGCCTCGTTACCGTATCAACTGAGAAAATTAATTTCACCCACCCTATCCCTTCAGGCACTATTGTTGAATTGGTCGGTAAAGTCATTCGAGTCGGAAGAACCAGTTTAACGGTTAATGTATCGATTTTTTTAGAGGATATGTATTCTGATGGTCGTGAAGAAGTGATACATGGCCAATTTAATTTTGTCGCCATTGATGACAACGGTAAACCTACTCCATTATTTGAGTTATAA
- the agp gene encoding bifunctional glucose-1-phosphatase/inositol phosphatase, which produces MKYKLLTLCLSTALLTPIAPVLANTGTESDMILDQVLVLSRHNLRTPIVNTGILTEVTDKKWPAWDAQSGYLTTKGGALEVYMGHYFREWIDQNKLLADELCPTSNEDVYLYTNSLQRTIATAQFFAAGAFPGCKVSIHHQPEIGKMDPVFNPIITNGSPEFKQKALAEMEQYFNGLSLTAGYEELDTVLNIKDSQKCKTDKLCNLNSQKNSFIIEAEKEPGVSGPLKIANSAVDAIDLQYYEGFPANDVAWGLVDTPEKWKKLNTLKNAYQETLFTPKIIAKNVAHPILNYIDKGFVSVDKGETAKFIFLVGHDSNIASLMSAMDFKPYQLPEQYEHTPIGGKLVFQRWTDKQANKDFMKVEYVYQTSDQLRDNTYLSLQTPPKHVTLELKGCPIDKSGYCSWEDFQKVMATALEQ; this is translated from the coding sequence ATGAAATATAAATTATTAACTCTCTGTTTATCTACGGCACTATTAACACCAATTGCACCTGTATTAGCCAATACAGGCACCGAATCAGATATGATTTTGGACCAAGTTTTAGTCCTTAGCCGCCATAATTTACGTACACCTATCGTAAATACCGGTATTCTTACTGAAGTGACTGATAAAAAATGGCCTGCTTGGGATGCGCAAAGTGGTTATCTCACAACGAAAGGCGGCGCACTTGAAGTCTATATGGGGCATTATTTTAGGGAATGGATCGACCAAAATAAATTACTTGCAGATGAACTGTGCCCAACGAGCAATGAGGATGTGTACCTTTATACGAATAGTCTACAAAGAACGATAGCAACCGCCCAATTTTTTGCGGCAGGTGCATTTCCTGGATGCAAGGTGAGTATTCATCATCAGCCTGAAATTGGCAAAATGGATCCTGTTTTTAACCCCATTATTACGAATGGCTCCCCTGAATTTAAGCAAAAGGCACTTGCGGAGATGGAGCAATATTTTAACGGGTTATCGCTTACAGCGGGTTATGAAGAATTGGATACAGTTCTGAATATTAAAGACTCGCAAAAATGTAAAACAGATAAACTGTGTAATTTAAACAGCCAAAAAAATAGTTTTATTATTGAAGCAGAAAAAGAACCGGGCGTCAGTGGCCCATTAAAAATTGCGAATTCAGCTGTAGACGCTATTGATCTGCAATATTATGAAGGTTTTCCGGCTAATGATGTGGCTTGGGGGCTTGTGGATACCCCTGAAAAATGGAAAAAACTGAATACGTTAAAAAATGCTTACCAAGAAACGTTGTTTACGCCAAAAATTATTGCTAAGAATGTGGCTCATCCAATACTGAATTATATTGATAAAGGCTTTGTTTCTGTCGATAAAGGAGAAACTGCAAAATTTATATTCTTAGTCGGGCATGATTCGAATATTGCTTCGTTGATGTCAGCTATGGATTTTAAACCATATCAATTACCAGAGCAGTATGAGCACACCCCAATTGGGGGGAAATTAGTGTTTCAACGTTGGACGGACAAACAAGCTAATAAAGATTTTATGAAAGTAGAATATGTTTATCAAACCTCAGATCAGCTTAGGGATAATACATATTTGTCATTACAAACACCTCCTAAGCATGTCACATTAGAGTTAAAAGGGTGCCCAATAGATAAAAGCGGCTATTGTTCTTGGGAAGATTTCCAAAAAGTCATGGCGACAGCCTTAGAACAGTAA
- a CDS encoding peptide MFS transporter — MNNSATKTKTFFGHPYPLSSLFLTEMWERFSFYGVRPLLILFMSAALLQGGMELPIEQASAIVGIFAGGVYITSLPGGWLADNWLGQRRAVWYGSLIIAFGHLSIAMSAFLSNTFFFVGLLLIVLGTGLFKTCITVMVGTLYKKEDTRRDGGFSLFYMGINMGSFIAPLIIGPLHEKYGWHLGFGLGGLGMLIALLIFRFYAIPQMRRYDKEVGLDSTWNRPTVERKNVGKWVTFAMVLLAILVVLIDNGTIPFNASIIAKSSAYVISTCVGIYFLFMFFLGGLTSSERSRLLACLILLVAAAFFWSAFEQKPTSFNIFARDYTDRQMGSFEIPTIWFQSINALFIILLAPVFSWFWPSLAKRNMNPSSMTKFVIGILFAAGGFAIMMVAANQVLATQSGVSPFWLVGSILLLTLGELCLSPIGLATMTLLAPQKMRGQVMGLWFCASALGNLAAGIMGGNIRKDQLDSMPELFSHVSIALVICAIVLAALIIPVRKMLKNADKNEANA; from the coding sequence ATGAACAATTCTGCGACTAAAACAAAAACTTTTTTTGGGCATCCATACCCATTGAGTTCGCTTTTCCTCACAGAAATGTGGGAACGCTTCTCTTTTTACGGAGTTAGACCGTTACTTATCTTATTTATGAGTGCGGCATTATTGCAAGGCGGGATGGAATTACCCATTGAACAAGCCTCCGCTATCGTTGGTATTTTTGCAGGTGGGGTTTATATCACCTCATTACCCGGCGGTTGGTTAGCCGATAACTGGTTAGGCCAACGTCGTGCTGTTTGGTATGGCTCATTAATCATTGCGTTTGGGCATTTGTCTATCGCAATGTCTGCATTTTTATCAAACACCTTCTTTTTCGTTGGGTTATTACTCATCGTATTGGGTACAGGGCTATTTAAAACCTGTATTACAGTAATGGTAGGAACCCTGTATAAGAAAGAAGATACACGCCGTGATGGCGGTTTCTCCCTGTTTTATATGGGAATTAACATGGGTTCATTTATTGCCCCGTTGATTATTGGTCCACTTCATGAAAAGTATGGTTGGCATTTAGGTTTTGGCCTTGGTGGCTTAGGCATGTTAATTGCGCTGCTAATCTTCCGTTTTTACGCTATTCCTCAAATGCGCCGTTATGATAAAGAAGTTGGCCTTGATTCCACATGGAACCGCCCAACGGTTGAGCGCAAAAATGTGGGGAAATGGGTGACCTTTGCCATGGTGTTATTAGCCATACTGGTTGTCTTGATTGATAATGGTACTATCCCATTTAATGCCTCAATAATCGCGAAAAGCTCTGCTTATGTTATCTCGACCTGTGTGGGCATCTATTTCTTATTTATGTTCTTCCTTGGCGGCTTAACCAGCAGTGAACGTTCTCGCTTACTAGCTTGCTTAATTTTACTAGTTGCAGCCGCATTTTTCTGGTCAGCCTTTGAGCAAAAACCGACTTCATTTAATATCTTTGCTCGTGACTATACTGACCGTCAAATGGGCAGTTTTGAAATCCCAACCATTTGGTTCCAATCAATCAATGCGCTGTTCATTATATTGTTAGCGCCAGTATTTAGCTGGTTCTGGCCTTCGCTGGCTAAACGTAATATGAACCCAAGCAGTATGACCAAGTTCGTGATTGGTATCTTATTTGCTGCTGGCGGCTTTGCTATCATGATGGTAGCGGCAAACCAAGTGCTTGCAACACAAAGTGGCGTTTCACCTTTCTGGTTAGTTGGCAGTATCTTATTACTGACATTAGGGGAACTGTGCTTAAGCCCTATCGGGTTAGCAACAATGACCTTACTTGCGCCACAAAAAATGCGCGGCCAAGTGATGGGGTTATGGTTCTGTGCGAGTGCATTGGGTAACCTTGCTGCGGGCATCATGGGCGGTAACATCCGTAAAGACCAATTAGATTCCATGCCTGAGCTCTTCTCTCACGTCTCTATTGCGCTGGTTATCTGTGCCATTGTATTGGCAGCGTTGATTATCCCTGTTAGAAAAATGCTTAAAAATGCAGACAAAAATGAAGCAAATGCTTAA
- a CDS encoding GNAT family N-acetyltransferase, which produces MPIQFFQLSQIGTADLIALNTHPAVLEHMPLGSHLFDEQACREWVAGKEQHWDQHGYGVWAIMIDGQFAGWGGLQNEAGDADLALVLHPKFWGKGKYIVNNIIHKAFTSLKVESVTIHLPLTRKKISAILRYGFTEEAIVDFDGILFKRFRLSH; this is translated from the coding sequence ATGCCTATTCAGTTTTTTCAACTAAGCCAAATTGGTACTGCAGATCTTATCGCATTAAATACTCACCCTGCTGTGCTTGAACATATGCCGTTAGGCAGTCATCTTTTTGATGAGCAAGCCTGCCGTGAGTGGGTTGCAGGAAAAGAGCAGCATTGGGATCAACATGGCTATGGCGTATGGGCCATTATGATTGATGGTCAGTTTGCAGGCTGGGGAGGGTTACAAAATGAAGCGGGTGACGCGGATTTAGCTTTAGTTTTGCATCCCAAGTTTTGGGGAAAGGGAAAATACATTGTTAATAATATAATTCATAAAGCTTTTACATCACTGAAGGTTGAGTCCGTTACAATTCACTTACCGCTAACGCGTAAGAAAATATCAGCGATTTTGCGTTATGGTTTTACTGAAGAGGCTATTGTTGATTTTGACGGTATTCTTTTTAAGCGTTTTAGATTAAGCCACTGA
- a CDS encoding PhzF family phenazine biosynthesis protein: MSLSAPIYYVDAFTDTLFHGNPAAVVLLDNWLPDEQLIAIAAEVNLSETAFLVGRHIRWFTPKVEVKLCGHATLAAAFVLNHVLQQDIHPLIFNSLSGELVVTQNGPGFTLDFPILGSVQSDPNQYPHLADILGVKIKELWIAKDRYLCFLESAQHVQDCQPDMLKLSQLSLPGLAITAESANGDCDFVSRYFAPAKGVDEDPVTGTSHCAIAPIWADRLNKLQLVGQQISSRGGVVQCELTSERVKLTGKAVLFLTGEIHI, from the coding sequence ATGAGCCTATCCGCCCCTATTTACTATGTTGATGCCTTCACTGATACCCTTTTTCACGGTAATCCTGCTGCGGTTGTGTTACTCGATAACTGGCTACCAGATGAACAGCTCATTGCTATTGCCGCAGAAGTGAACTTATCAGAAACCGCATTTTTAGTCGGTCGTCATATCCGATGGTTCACCCCTAAAGTTGAAGTAAAACTGTGTGGTCATGCAACACTTGCCGCTGCCTTTGTGTTAAATCATGTGCTCCAACAAGATATTCATCCTTTAATATTTAATTCTCTATCCGGTGAGCTAGTTGTGACGCAAAATGGCCCAGGATTTACTCTGGATTTCCCAATACTAGGATCCGTACAAAGCGACCCAAACCAGTACCCACACCTCGCCGACATCCTTGGAGTTAAAATCAAAGAGCTTTGGATAGCGAAAGACCGTTACCTGTGTTTTCTTGAAAGTGCACAGCACGTTCAAGACTGTCAGCCGGATATGTTAAAACTTTCGCAGCTTTCTCTTCCTGGATTAGCAATTACAGCAGAAAGTGCTAATGGCGACTGTGACTTTGTTTCTCGCTATTTTGCCCCAGCAAAAGGGGTAGATGAAGACCCTGTAACCGGTACCTCACATTGTGCTATCGCGCCAATATGGGCAGACCGGCTGAATAAATTGCAGTTAGTTGGCCAACAAATTTCATCACGCGGAGGAGTAGTTCAATGTGAGCTGACCTCTGAACGAGTAAAATTAACAGGTAAAGCCGTCTTATTCCTAACAGGTGAAATCCACATTTAA
- a CDS encoding Kdo(2)-lipid IV(A) acyltransferase, with the protein MILAPKFQKRFLHPRYWLTWLGIGVLYLLVLLPYPLIYWMGTRLGLFSKRFLKKRVKVAERNLQLCFPDMSEQERQRCVDKNFESVGMGLFETGMAWFWPDWRVRRWVNVIGEENAVAARQTGRGIIALGVHFLTLEIGARAFGMLNPGIGVYRANDNDLLDWLQTRGRLRSNKYMLDRKDMKGMVRDLKNGEILWYAPDHDYGPRNSTFAPLFAVENAATTNGSQIILRLASPLVVPFTPRRLPAGKGYELIIQPAIDDFPIEDNLATATMMNQIIEKEILRAPEQYMWLHRRFKTRPEGEPSLYGDLDKIHH; encoded by the coding sequence ATGATACTAGCTCCAAAATTTCAAAAACGGTTCCTCCACCCTCGTTACTGGCTAACTTGGCTAGGCATTGGCGTATTATATCTTCTTGTATTGTTGCCTTATCCTCTCATTTATTGGATGGGAACGCGTTTAGGGTTATTTTCTAAACGCTTTTTGAAAAAGCGGGTGAAAGTCGCAGAGCGCAATTTGCAATTATGTTTTCCAGACATGAGCGAGCAAGAGCGGCAACGCTGTGTCGACAAAAACTTTGAATCTGTCGGCATGGGCTTATTTGAAACGGGCATGGCTTGGTTTTGGCCTGATTGGCGAGTTCGTCGCTGGGTCAACGTCATTGGGGAAGAAAATGCGGTTGCTGCTCGCCAAACAGGTAGAGGCATTATCGCCCTCGGCGTTCACTTTTTGACCTTGGAAATTGGAGCGCGTGCCTTTGGCATGTTAAATCCGGGGATCGGTGTATATCGCGCCAATGATAATGACCTGCTTGATTGGCTACAAACCCGTGGGCGGTTACGTTCCAACAAATATATGTTAGATCGCAAAGATATGAAAGGCATGGTGCGCGACTTAAAAAATGGGGAAATTTTGTGGTATGCCCCAGATCATGACTACGGCCCTCGCAATAGTACATTTGCACCGTTATTTGCTGTAGAAAATGCGGCCACGACCAATGGTTCACAAATTATTTTGCGTCTTGCCTCTCCTTTAGTGGTGCCCTTTACCCCAAGGCGCTTACCTGCAGGTAAAGGCTATGAGCTCATCATTCAACCTGCCATTGATGATTTCCCAATTGAAGATAATCTGGCTACCGCAACCATGATGAACCAAATTATCGAAAAAGAGATCCTCAGAGCGCCAGAACAATATATGTGGCTACATCGCCGTTTTAAAACACGCCCTGAAGGGGAGCCTTCGTTATATGGGGATTTAGATAAAATACATCATTAA
- a CDS encoding NAD(P)/FAD-dependent oxidoreductase codes for MAITRRKFLIGGGVVAVAAGAGILTPMLTREGRFVPGKPRHGFVAGTEGSLPQQADVVVIGAGILGIMTAIELVGRGLDVVIVEKGNIAGEQSSRFYGQVITYKMPDETFLLHHLGKQRWREMNAKVGADTSYRTQGRVEVPFDEEDLVNVREWIDTRSKNVGSDIPFKTRIIEGAELNQRLNGAQSKWTIAGFEEDSGSLDAEIATFVMADYAKKLGIKIYTNCAARGLETQAGVISDVVTEKGAIKTSRVVVAGGVWSRLFMQNLGVDVPTLPAYQSQQLITGSPTAPGGNVALPGNIFFREQADGTYATSPRVIVAPVVKDSFVYGYKYIPLLSMPDFPVHISLNEQLINSFTEPTSWKLDEISPFEKHRNMTALPDLPELNASFEKLKTEFPAFKDSKLIDQWSGAMAIAPDEHPIISQVNEYPGLVINTATGWGMTESPVSSELTADLLLGKEPSLNVKPFSLYRFS; via the coding sequence ATGGCTATTACTAGAAGAAAATTTTTGATTGGTGGTGGCGTTGTTGCCGTTGCTGCAGGGGCCGGAATTTTAACTCCAATGTTAACTCGTGAAGGTCGATTTGTGCCTGGTAAGCCACGACATGGCTTTGTTGCAGGAACTGAAGGCTCTCTACCACAGCAAGCTGACGTCGTTGTTATTGGCGCTGGAATTCTGGGGATCATGACTGCAATTGAGCTGGTCGGGCGTGGTTTAGATGTTGTTATTGTTGAAAAAGGTAACATCGCAGGCGAGCAATCATCCCGCTTCTACGGCCAAGTTATCACGTATAAAATGCCAGATGAAACGTTCTTACTACACCACTTAGGGAAACAGCGTTGGAGAGAGATGAACGCGAAAGTCGGTGCAGATACTAGCTATCGTACTCAAGGTCGCGTTGAAGTACCATTTGATGAAGAAGATCTTGTCAACGTTAGAGAGTGGATTGATACTCGCAGTAAAAACGTCGGTTCAGATATTCCGTTCAAAACACGTATTATCGAAGGTGCTGAGCTCAACCAACGTTTGAATGGTGCACAATCTAAATGGACTATCGCTGGTTTTGAAGAAGACTCTGGTAGCTTAGATGCTGAAATTGCGACCTTCGTCATGGCAGATTACGCCAAAAAATTAGGTATAAAAATTTATACTAACTGTGCAGCTAGAGGCTTAGAAACCCAAGCAGGCGTCATTTCTGATGTCGTCACCGAGAAAGGGGCTATTAAGACTTCGCGTGTTGTTGTCGCAGGTGGCGTATGGTCAAGGCTGTTTATGCAAAACTTAGGTGTTGATGTCCCAACACTGCCCGCTTATCAATCTCAGCAACTGATCACCGGATCACCAACTGCACCGGGGGGTAACGTTGCTTTACCTGGCAATATTTTCTTCCGTGAACAAGCTGACGGCACCTACGCAACATCTCCACGTGTGATTGTTGCCCCTGTTGTTAAAGACTCCTTCGTTTATGGTTATAAATACATTCCATTGCTGTCTATGCCTGATTTCCCTGTGCATATTTCATTAAATGAGCAGTTAATTAATTCATTTACCGAACCAACCAGCTGGAAGTTGGACGAAATTTCACCTTTCGAAAAACACAGAAATATGACGGCATTGCCTGATTTACCTGAGTTGAATGCATCATTTGAGAAATTAAAAACTGAATTCCCTGCATTTAAGGATTCTAAACTTATTGACCAATGGAGTGGTGCTATGGCCATCGCACCTGATGAGCATCCAATTATTTCTCAGGTTAATGAGTATCCGGGCCTTGTCATTAATACTGCTACAGGTTGGGGAATGACAGAAAGCCCAGTTTCTTCTGAGCTCACGGCTGACTTGTTACTGGGTAAAGAGCCATCATTGAATGTTAAACCATTTAGCCTATACAGATTCAGCTAA